A section of the Carya illinoinensis cultivar Pawnee chromosome 12, C.illinoinensisPawnee_v1, whole genome shotgun sequence genome encodes:
- the LOC122290213 gene encoding ACT domain-containing protein ACR8-like, whose protein sequence is MKEEKGMDRLPCVDEYEKLVIRMNTPRVVIDNAVCPTATVVTIDSARRHGILLEAVQVLTDLNLSIKKAYISSDGRWFMDVFHVTDQNGNKLTEESVIACIEQSMGTIDSGRTNGYNGLTALELNGTDRVGLLSEVFAVLVDLQCNVVEAKVWTHNGRIASLIYVKDCNSGCPIEDAQKIDRIEARLRNVLKGDNDIRSAKTSVSMVVTHTERRLHQMMFADRDYERKPIFNLGSDSPVVTVQNWAERGYSVVNVQCKDRSKLLFDIVCTLTDMEYVVFHATVNTAGDAAYLEFYIRHRDGTPISSEPERQRVIQCLKAAIERRESKGVLLELFAADRQGLLADVTRTFRENGLNVTRAEVSTQRDMALNFFYVTDAIGNPADPKLIEAVRQRIGLSSLKVKEFPLPCPGKAESEEQAVGVGGAVLLSLGSLVRRNLYNLGLIKSCS, encoded by the exons atgaaagaagagaaaggGATGGATAGGCTCCCTTGTGTGGATGAATACGAAAAGCTTGTGATTCGGATGAACACTCCCAG GGTCGTGATCGACAATGCCGTTTGCCCAACTGCGACTGTGGTTACG ATCGATAGCGCTAGAAGACATGGAATTTTATTGGAGGCCGTGCAGGTTCTCACCGATCTGAACCTTTCCATAAAGAAGGCTTACATTTCGTCCGATGGAAGATGGTTCATGGATG TTTTCCATGTGACTGATCAAAACGGAAACAAGTTGACGGAGGAGAGCGTTATCGCCTGCATTGAGCAG TCCATGGGCACCATTGACAGTGGTCGAACCAACGGCTATAACGGCCTTACAGCCTTGGAGCTAAACGGGACGGACCGGGTCGGTCTGCTATCCGAGGTATTTGCCGTGCTGGTTGACCTCCAATGCAACGTAGTGGAGGCCAAAGTCTGGACCCACAATGGCCGAATCGCATCGCTCATATACGTGAAGGACTGCAACTCGGGGTGTCCAATTGAGGATGCGCAAAAGATAGACCGAATCGAAGCACGTCTAAGGAACGTACTCAAAGGTGACAACGACATTCGGAGCGCCAAGACCTCTGTTTCTATGGTGGTCACTCACACCGAGAGGAGACTGCATCAGATGATGTTCGCGGACCGCGACTATGAGAGGAAGCCGATTTTCAATTTGGGTTCCGATTCCCCGGTTGTAACGGTTCAGAATTGGGCCGAGAGGGGTTACTCGGTCGTGAATGTTCAGTGCAAGGACCGGTCCAAGCTTCTCTTTGATATTGTTTGCACGCTGACAGACATGGAGTATGTTGTTTTCCATGCTACTGTTAACACTGCAGGAGACGCAGCATATCTG GAATTTTACATTAGGCACAGAGATGGGACCCCAATTAGTTCTGAACCAGAAAGGCAACGTGTGATCCAGTGTCTAAAGGCTGCCATCGAAAGAAGAGAGTCGAAG GGAGTGCTGCTAGAATTATTTGCGGCGGATAGGCAGGGGCTCTTGGCGGATGTGACAAGAACGTTCCGAGAGAATGGGCTTAACGTGACGAGAGCCGAGGTATCGACGCAAAGGGACATGGCTCTGAACTTCTTTTATGTGACGGATGCAATTGGGAACCCTGCAGACCCAAAACTGATAGAAGCTGTTAGGCAGAGAATCGGATTGAGTAGTTTGAAAGTTAAGGAATTTCCATTGCCTTGTCCCGGGAAGGCAGAAAGTGAAGAGCAGGCGGTAGGGGTCGGTGGGGCCGTGTTGTTATCACTTGGGAGCTTAGTGAGAAGGAATCTGTACAACTTGGGATTGATCAAATCTTGTTCTTAA
- the LOC122290343 gene encoding AT-hook motif nuclear-localized protein 1-like, whose translation MEASGGVTVVGSDAPSDYHIAPRSENKAQTDGSAPPPTAAAPVGAPPPSTAATVDAPAMPAKKKRGRPRKYGPDGSVTMALSPKPISSSVPPPVIDFSAGKRGKVKPASSVSKTKFEVENIGEWVACSVGANFTPHIITVDTGEDVTMKVISFSQQGPRTICILSANGVISSVTLRQPDSSGGTLTYEGRFEILSLSGSFMPNDSGGTRSRSGGMSVSLASPDGRVVGGGVAGLLVAASPVQVVVGSFLTGNQHEQKHKKQKHDYVSIATPTAAVPISSADPWTSLPSDSRDKPTDINVFLPGV comes from the exons ATGGAAGCAAGTGGTGGGGTTACAGTGGTCGGATCAGATGCTCCGTCGGACTACCATATAGCTCCGAGGTCCGAAAATAAGGCTCAGACAGATGGATCCGCTCCACCGCCGACTGCGGCGGCGCCAGTAGGTGCTCCTCCGCCGTCAACGGCGGCGACTGTGGATGCTCCAGCTATGCCGGCAAAGAAGAAGAGGGGTCGGCCGAGGAAGTACGGGCCTGACGGTAGCGTCACGATGGCACTGTCTCCGAAGCCAATATCTTCCTCCGTGCCGCCACCTGTGATCGACTTCTCAGCTGGGAAGCGCGGAAAAGTGAAGCCGGCAAGCTCGGTGAGCAAGACTAAGTTTGAGGTGGAGAATATAG GTGAATGGGTTGCATGCTCTGTTGGTGCCAATTTTACACCCCATATCATCACTGTTGATACTGGCGAG GATGTTACAATGAAGGTTATATCCTTTTCTCAGCAAGGGCCTCGAACTATATGCATCCTCTCTGCTAATGGTGTGATATCAAGTGTTACACTTCGCCAGCCCGATTCTTCTGGGGGTACATTGACATATGAG GGTCGTTTTGAGATATTGTCATTATCTGGATCATTCATGCCAAATGATAGCGGAGGAACAAGGAGCAGATCTGGTGGGATGAGTGTTTCATTGGCAAGTCCAGATGGGCGTGTAGTAGGTGGTGGAGTTGCTGGTCTATTAGTTGCTGCAAGTCCGGTGCAG GTTGTAGTAGGCAGTTTTCTGACAGGGAATCAGCATGAGCAAAAGCACAAAAAACAGAAGCACGATTACGTATCAATTGCCACACCAACTGCAGCTGTTCCAATATCTAGTGCAGATCCCTGGACTTCTTTGCCATCAGATTCCAGGGATAAGCCTACTGACATTAACGTATTTCTGCCTGGAGTGTAA
- the LOC122289876 gene encoding ATP-dependent Clp protease proteolytic subunit-related protein 2, chloroplastic, producing MAVSLHTTGIHPQIGASHHHLSCATKLYSGLKIQSSGPFGAGIPNLSAEFYGKVNKSLQPRTHNHISMRGRVRMSPIGTPRVPYRTPGEGTWQWVDLWNALYRERVIFIGQHIDEEFSNQILATMLYLDSIESSKKLYMYINGPGGDLTPSMAIYDTMQSLNSPVATHCVGYAYNLAAFLLSAGVKGSRFAMPLARIALQSPAGAARGQADDIRNEANELLRIRDYLFTELAEKTGQPVEKINKDLSRMKRFNAQEALEYGLIDRIVRPPRIKADAPPKDAGTGLG from the exons ATGGCAGTCTCCCTTCATACAACCGGTATTCACCCCCAGATTGGAGCCTCACATCATCACCTCAG TTGCGCGACAAAGCTTTATTCAGGATTGAAGATTCAGTCTTCAG GTCCGTTTGGAGCTGGAATACCTAACTTGTCCGCTGAATTCTATGGAAAAGTTAATAAGAGCCTGCAGCCCAG GACTCATAACCATATATCAATGAGAGGACGAGTTAGAATGAGTCCTATAGGGACACCAAGAGTGCCATATAGAACTCCTGGTGAGGGAACTTGGCAATGGGTTGATCTGTGGAATGCCCTT TACCGAGAGCGTGTTATCTTTATTGGACAACATATAGATGAAGAATTTAGCAACCAAATATTAGCAACAATGTTGTACCTGGACAGCATTGAAAGTTCCAAAAAGCTCTATATGTACATCAATGGGcctggtggagat CTTACTCCAAGCATGGCTATTTATGACACCATGCAGAGCTTGAACAGTCCTGTCGCCACCCATTGTGTGGGATATGCATACAATCTAGCAGCCTTTCTTCTTTCTGCGGGAGTAAAG GGTAGCCGCTTTGCAATGCCTCTTGCAAGAATTGCACTACAATCTCCTGCTGGAGCTGCTCGTGGTCAG GCTGATGACATTCGTAATGAAGCAAATGAGCTGCTTAGAATCCGAGATTACCTTTTTACTGAGTTGGCTGAGAAAACAGGCCAGCCTGTTGAGAAG ATTAACAAAGATCTGAGCAGGATGAAACGGTTTAATGCTCAGGAGGCTCTTGAATATGGGTTAATTGATCGGATTGTCAGGCCACCTCGTATTAAGGCCGATGCACCTCCTAAGGATGCAGGAACAGGGCTTGGTTAG